In Kitasatospora sp. NBC_00240, the following are encoded in one genomic region:
- a CDS encoding ricin-type beta-trefoil lectin domain protein, translated as MGAVLAVLTAMIGVCVPTIAHAATLTSITIDGTKPGLTFDGIGAASGGGGNSRLLIDYPEPQRSQLLDYLFKPGYGASLQSLKIEIGGDTNSTDGAEASIEHTKGAVDCNQGYEWWVAEQAKARNPGIKLYGLAWGAPGWIGGGNFWSQDMIDYLMSWFGCAAQHDLSIDYIGGWNERGYDKTWYENLRSTLNTKGYTSTKVVADDGFGWGVADDMAKDPAFKAAVDVVGSHYVCGYLSSGATCNSTATAQALGKPLWASENGSQDTDTGAAAVARAINRGYIDGRMTSFMNWPVIAALYPNETFSTDGMSVAAQPWSGNYRIGRTTWATAHTTQFTKPGWHYIDSAGGYLGGAKANGSYVTLKSTNNTDYSTVIETMDATALQSATFTVSGGLSTGKVHVWATNLKSSNSADHFVQAPDVTPVNGTYTLTLQPGYVYTVTTTTGQGKGTATPPAATPLALPYSDNFETAAASTSPKYFADMNGAFATHTCGASRAGTCLRQMAPTQPINWTHESYHAPYTFMGDGSWSNYTVGTDALFEQAGTVEVLGRIGTQGKNNQGLNAYHLQLSDTGAWTIKRSDTVPDPNNAGSTTWAWTQLASGTVAALGTNTWHTIALKMEGSTLTVVIDGTTVGTATDATYTSGPAGLGVTGYQTEQFDNFALTAGTVSSHTGPITSGVPGKCVDDNANSNVNGTHVQIWDCNGTNAQKWTFTNGTLQVNGKCLDVTGRGTANGTLVDLWDCNGGANQQWTPQPDGTLKGTQSGRCLDDPRGTATNGTQLDIWDCNGGFNQKWTLP; from the coding sequence GTGGGCGCGGTCCTCGCGGTCCTCACCGCGATGATCGGCGTCTGTGTGCCGACCATCGCCCATGCCGCGACATTGACGTCCATCACGATCGACGGCACCAAGCCGGGCCTGACGTTCGACGGTATCGGGGCTGCGTCCGGCGGCGGCGGCAACTCCCGCCTGCTGATCGACTACCCCGAGCCGCAGCGCAGCCAGCTGCTCGACTACCTGTTCAAGCCCGGCTACGGCGCCTCGCTCCAGAGCCTGAAGATCGAGATCGGCGGCGACACCAACTCGACCGACGGCGCCGAGGCCTCCATCGAACACACCAAGGGTGCCGTCGACTGCAACCAGGGCTACGAGTGGTGGGTCGCCGAGCAGGCCAAGGCGCGCAACCCCGGCATCAAGCTCTACGGCCTCGCATGGGGCGCGCCGGGTTGGATCGGCGGCGGGAACTTCTGGTCCCAGGACATGATCGACTACCTGATGTCCTGGTTCGGCTGCGCCGCGCAGCACGACCTGTCGATCGACTACATCGGGGGCTGGAACGAGCGCGGTTACGACAAGACCTGGTACGAGAACCTCCGGAGCACGCTGAACACGAAGGGCTACACCTCGACCAAGGTGGTCGCGGACGACGGCTTCGGCTGGGGCGTCGCCGACGACATGGCGAAGGATCCGGCGTTCAAGGCGGCGGTCGACGTCGTCGGGTCCCACTACGTCTGCGGGTACCTCAGCAGCGGCGCCACGTGCAACAGCACCGCCACCGCGCAGGCCCTCGGCAAGCCGCTGTGGGCCAGCGAGAACGGCTCCCAGGACACCGACACCGGAGCCGCTGCCGTGGCGCGGGCGATCAACCGCGGTTACATCGACGGCAGGATGACCTCGTTCATGAACTGGCCGGTGATCGCCGCCCTGTACCCGAACGAGACGTTCTCCACGGACGGCATGTCGGTCGCGGCCCAGCCCTGGTCGGGCAACTACCGGATCGGCAGGACCACCTGGGCCACCGCGCACACCACGCAGTTCACCAAGCCCGGCTGGCACTACATCGACTCGGCCGGCGGCTACCTCGGCGGAGCCAAGGCGAACGGCAGCTACGTCACGCTGAAGTCGACCAACAACACCGACTACAGCACCGTCATCGAGACGATGGACGCCACCGCTTTGCAGAGTGCGACGTTCACCGTCAGCGGCGGCCTGTCCACCGGCAAGGTGCACGTCTGGGCGACGAACCTGAAGTCGTCGAACTCCGCCGACCACTTCGTCCAGGCCCCGGACGTCACGCCCGTCAACGGCACCTACACGCTGACCCTGCAGCCCGGCTACGTCTACACGGTCACGACGACCACCGGTCAGGGCAAGGGCACCGCCACACCCCCCGCCGCCACCCCGCTCGCGCTGCCGTACTCGGACAACTTCGAGACCGCGGCCGCCAGCACCTCGCCCAAGTACTTCGCCGACATGAACGGCGCCTTCGCCACGCACACCTGCGGTGCCTCCCGCGCCGGCACCTGCCTGCGCCAGATGGCGCCCACCCAGCCGATCAACTGGACCCACGAGAGCTACCACGCGCCCTACACCTTCATGGGCGACGGCTCGTGGAGCAACTACACGGTCGGCACGGACGCCCTGTTCGAACAGGCCGGAACGGTCGAGGTACTGGGCCGCATCGGCACGCAGGGCAAGAACAACCAGGGCCTGAACGCCTACCACCTGCAGCTTTCGGACACCGGCGCGTGGACCATCAAGCGAAGCGACACCGTCCCGGACCCGAACAACGCGGGCAGCACCACGTGGGCCTGGACCCAGCTGGCGAGCGGGACCGTGGCGGCCCTGGGCACGAACACCTGGCACACCATCGCGCTGAAGATGGAGGGCTCGACGCTCACCGTGGTCATCGACGGTACGACCGTGGGCACGGCCACGGACGCGACCTACACCAGCGGCCCGGCCGGCCTCGGCGTCACCGGCTACCAGACCGAGCAGTTCGACAACTTCGCCCTCACTGCCGGCACCGTCTCCTCCCACACCGGCCCGATCACCTCCGGTGTGCCGGGCAAGTGCGTCGACGACAACGCGAACTCCAACGTCAACGGCACCCACGTCCAGATCTGGGACTGCAACGGGACCAACGCCCAGAAGTGGACCTTCACCAACGGCACCCTGCAGGTCAACGGCAAGTGCCTGGACGTCACCGGCCGCGGCACCGCGAACGGGACCCTCGTCGACCTGTGGGACTGCAACGGCGGTGCCAACCAGCAGTGGACCCCGCAGCCCGACGGCACGCTGAAGGGCACGCAGTCCGGACGCTGCCTCGACGATCCCCGTGGCACCGCCACCAACGGGACCCAGCTGGACATCTGGGACTGCAACGGCGGGTTCAATCAGAAGTGGACCCTGCCGTAG
- a CDS encoding GntR family transcriptional regulator, which translates to MVEGPAELKFLALADRLRREILDGIRQPGTRLPTEKELAADTAVSISTVRRAVDNLVAEGLVDRRQGSGTYVRTPQVTKARRLLMGVVVPSTTFYYPHVLRGIEEVRAEADARVELVCSGYDQRLECKLLHEMLDAGVDGLLLTPTLTGPEPTDTYLSRLAQLPVPAVLIERRDTSLRAANDSVCTHHEAGAYEAVGHLAQLGHRTIGLVLRSPSPTADPVAAGYRQAIAELGAVPIRFQASLEEWGPATADRALAHLRSAGCTAALCFGDRQAALLVSAARRADLSVPGDLALVAYDDEIADIPDVPLTAVAPPKYLVGRTAAELLLHRLRHPDHPPRSILLRPGLTIRQSCGAVVPAER; encoded by the coding sequence ATGGTGGAGGGGCCCGCCGAGTTGAAGTTCCTGGCACTCGCCGACCGGCTGCGCCGGGAGATCCTCGACGGCATCCGGCAGCCGGGCACCCGCCTGCCGACCGAGAAGGAGTTGGCCGCGGACACTGCGGTCTCGATCAGTACGGTCCGGCGCGCTGTGGACAACCTGGTCGCCGAGGGGCTGGTGGACCGGCGCCAGGGCTCGGGGACGTATGTCCGGACACCGCAGGTCACCAAGGCGCGTAGGCTCCTGATGGGTGTCGTCGTACCGTCGACGACGTTCTACTACCCACACGTGCTCAGGGGCATCGAGGAGGTGCGCGCGGAGGCCGACGCGCGCGTCGAGCTCGTCTGCTCCGGGTACGACCAGCGACTCGAGTGCAAGCTTCTGCACGAGATGCTCGACGCCGGCGTCGACGGGCTGTTGCTGACACCCACGCTCACCGGCCCCGAACCCACCGACACGTACCTCAGCCGACTGGCCCAACTCCCCGTGCCCGCAGTGCTGATCGAGCGACGCGACACCTCCCTGAGGGCCGCCAACGACAGCGTGTGCACACACCACGAAGCCGGGGCGTACGAGGCGGTCGGGCATCTGGCCCAGCTCGGGCACCGCACCATCGGCCTGGTCCTGCGATCCCCCAGCCCCACCGCCGATCCGGTCGCGGCAGGCTATCGCCAGGCGATCGCCGAACTGGGCGCCGTCCCGATCCGGTTCCAGGCATCGCTTGAGGAGTGGGGTCCGGCCACCGCCGACCGTGCCCTCGCCCACCTCCGCTCCGCCGGATGCACCGCCGCCCTGTGCTTCGGCGACCGCCAGGCCGCCCTCCTGGTGTCCGCGGCGCGCCGCGCCGATCTCTCCGTCCCCGGGGACCTCGCCCTCGTCGCCTACGACGACGAGATCGCCGACATCCCGGACGTGCCCCTCACCGCCGTCGCCCCGCCCAAGTACCTCGTCGGACGCACCGCGGCCGAACTGCTGCTCCACCGCCTCCGCCACCCCGACCACCCGCCCCGCAGCATCCTGCTGCGGCCCGGCCTCACCATCCGGCAGTCCTGCGGAGCGGTCGTTCCAGCAGAACGGTGA
- a CDS encoding polysaccharide lyase family 8 super-sandwich domain-containing protein, with product MNDATVVAGVEPPGATVFHGMDRAMVRRPGWAAPLSLCSARTTFYETGNGDNLRGWHTNNGVVTWWGSDFGNGHCSEAL from the coding sequence GTGAACGATGCCACGGTCGTGGCCGGTGTCGAGCCGCCCGGCGCGACGGTCTTCCACGGCATGGACCGCGCGATGGTCCGCCGGCCCGGCTGGGCTGCCCCACTGAGCCTGTGCTCCGCGCGCACCACTTTCTACGAGACCGGCAACGGCGACAACCTCCGCGGCTGGCACACCAACAACGGCGTGGTCACGTGGTGGGGCTCCGACTTCGGCAACGGGCACTGTTCCGAAGCTCTCTGA
- a CDS encoding RICIN domain-containing protein, which produces MSGATKQLADAARGARATSSPAMPWAGGTTQRWTLAGAGGGYVKIFCVRSGKLLAVQGDAVADLAAIVQQSDSGDPSQQWQRIAV; this is translated from the coding sequence CTGTCCGGTGCCACCAAGCAGCTCGCCGACGCGGCGCGCGGGGCGCGGGCCACCTCCAGCCCCGCCATGCCCTGGGCCGGCGGCACCACCCAGCGCTGGACACTGGCCGGCGCCGGCGGCGGCTACGTGAAGATCTTCTGCGTCCGGTCCGGGAAGCTCCTTGCGGTGCAAGGCGATGCCGTCGCCGACCTGGCCGCCATCGTGCAGCAGAGCGACTCGGGCGACCCGAGCCAGCAGTGGCAGCGGATCGCCGTGTGA
- a CDS encoding ricin-type beta-trefoil lectin domain protein — MANPRRAISLSSAVAMACAVVGMSSALLVPNAAASPTATSPNGNSLAVTPPMGFNNWARFGCTPNNPNTGDAGVGETLILAQAHALVDKGLKAKGFTTVTVDDCWMGNSRDAAGNLVADSTRFPRGMAYIGQQLHALGLKFGLYEDIGTYTCGGYPGSWNHFQQDADSFASWGVDYIKLDGCNMPSASNNAAGYSQAYKDFGAAMKANSSKRDMVFSESSPAYFYIGKSDLADWYSVIDAASKSGQLWREGYDVKMYNAAGSAWSKTGNQAGVLTQYGYNAPLARYSAPGSWNDPDFLITGDHLTDDESRSQLALWSMMASPLILSTDVSALSTASLTTLTNSDVLAIDQDTLGKQAGIVSQNGTIDVLARPLSNGDRAVALLNRSSTPTTAGTTLNGIGFAGASCSATVKDLWSGTTSTTSGAISATVPAHGTAIYRITPGTGCTGQQPTGQLTGIGGTCVDDAYAATGPDNPVTLYQCTGGTNQRWALPGDGTVRTLGKCLDAVYQSTDSRYVGYWAKLNTCDGRATEQWAYQRNGFLKNTGLNLCLDDYYSLTTNGNPLIVDGCGISKANQQNQIWALPQ, encoded by the coding sequence ATGGCAAACCCCCGCCGCGCCATATCCCTGAGCTCAGCCGTAGCGATGGCCTGCGCCGTCGTCGGCATGTCGAGCGCACTGCTCGTCCCGAACGCAGCCGCGTCGCCGACCGCGACCAGCCCGAACGGCAACTCGCTGGCCGTAACGCCGCCGATGGGCTTCAACAACTGGGCGCGGTTCGGCTGCACGCCCAACAACCCCAACACCGGCGACGCCGGCGTCGGTGAGACCCTGATCCTCGCCCAGGCCCATGCGCTGGTGGACAAGGGGCTGAAGGCCAAGGGCTTCACCACGGTCACCGTCGACGACTGCTGGATGGGCAACAGCCGCGACGCCGCCGGCAACCTGGTCGCGGACTCGACCAGGTTCCCGCGCGGAATGGCCTACATCGGCCAGCAACTGCACGCACTGGGACTGAAGTTCGGCCTCTACGAGGACATCGGCACCTATACCTGCGGCGGCTACCCCGGCAGCTGGAACCACTTCCAGCAGGACGCCGACTCCTTCGCCTCCTGGGGCGTCGACTACATCAAGCTCGACGGCTGCAACATGCCCTCGGCCTCGAACAACGCCGCAGGCTACAGCCAGGCCTACAAGGACTTCGGCGCGGCGATGAAGGCCAACAGCAGCAAGCGCGACATGGTGTTCTCCGAATCCTCCCCCGCCTACTTCTACATCGGCAAGTCCGACCTCGCGGACTGGTACAGCGTGATCGACGCCGCCAGCAAGAGCGGCCAGCTGTGGCGCGAGGGCTACGACGTGAAGATGTACAACGCGGCGGGATCCGCCTGGTCCAAGACCGGCAACCAGGCCGGCGTGCTCACCCAGTACGGCTACAACGCGCCCCTGGCCCGCTACTCGGCCCCCGGCAGCTGGAACGACCCGGACTTCCTCATCACCGGCGACCACCTGACGGACGACGAATCCCGCAGCCAGCTCGCCCTCTGGTCGATGATGGCCTCGCCGCTGATCCTCAGCACCGACGTCTCCGCGCTCTCGACGGCGTCGCTCACGACGCTCACCAACAGCGACGTCCTCGCCATCGATCAGGACACGCTCGGCAAGCAGGCCGGCATCGTCTCCCAGAACGGCACAATCGACGTCCTCGCCCGACCCCTGTCCAACGGCGACCGCGCCGTCGCACTGCTCAACCGCAGCTCCACCCCGACCACCGCCGGTACCACCCTCAACGGAATCGGCTTCGCCGGCGCGAGCTGCTCGGCGACAGTCAAGGACCTCTGGTCGGGCACCACGTCCACGACCAGCGGTGCGATCAGCGCGACCGTCCCCGCCCACGGCACCGCCATCTACCGCATCACCCCCGGCACCGGCTGCACCGGCCAGCAGCCCACCGGCCAGCTCACCGGCATCGGCGGCACCTGCGTCGACGACGCGTACGCCGCCACGGGCCCCGACAACCCGGTCACCCTGTACCAGTGCACGGGTGGCACCAATCAGCGATGGGCCCTGCCCGGCGACGGCACCGTCCGCACCCTCGGCAAGTGCCTCGACGCGGTCTACCAGAGCACCGACAGCCGCTACGTCGGATACTGGGCGAAGCTGAACACCTGCGACGGACGGGCCACCGAGCAGTGGGCCTACCAGCGCAACGGCTTCCTCAAGAACACCGGCCTGAACCTCTGCCTGGACGACTACTACTCCCTCACCACGAACGGCAACCCACTCATCGTCGACGGCTGCGGCATCTCCAAGGCCAACCAGCAGAACCAGATCTGGGCCCTGCCCCAGTAG
- a CDS encoding glycoside hydrolase family 88 protein has protein sequence MTGTLGAAVALGVVDQAPAAAATAADQLPSRADVISAMTLVNDYWIKGNTNPGTNQWAPATYHCGNMAHYRLTRTQKYLNYTVAWGKQNNHGIDGGTTTRNADSQCAGQVYLDLYQEHGRLEPRSGTFATSSKSYWTTGSPPRRPPATRLRPRRRPPVVHRWRGARVTRPSWRW, from the coding sequence ATGACAGGCACGCTCGGCGCCGCGGTCGCCCTCGGCGTGGTGGACCAGGCGCCCGCCGCGGCGGCGACGGCTGCGGACCAGTTGCCGAGCCGGGCCGACGTCATCTCGGCCATGACGCTGGTGAACGACTACTGGATCAAGGGAAACACGAACCCCGGCACCAATCAGTGGGCCCCGGCCACCTACCACTGCGGCAACATGGCGCACTACCGGCTCACCCGGACCCAGAAGTACCTCAACTACACGGTGGCGTGGGGAAAGCAGAACAACCACGGCATCGACGGCGGCACCACGACGCGAAACGCGGACAGCCAGTGTGCCGGACAGGTCTACCTGGACCTGTACCAGGAACACGGACGACTCGAACCCCGCTCCGGCACCTTCGCCACGAGCAGCAAGAGCTACTGGACGACTGGTTCACCGCCGCGCCGACCACCGGCGACACGGCTGCGGCCACGACGCAGGCCGCCGGTGGTGCACCGCTGGCGGGGAGCCCGAGTGACACGACCGTCTTGGCGCTGGTGA
- a CDS encoding SIS domain-containing protein encodes MATTSSSRTTVEIASQPTCWRQAAESLAQHSAALPRRGERVAVVGCGTSWFMAQSYAVLRESGGHGVTDAFAASEFPQGRGGYDRILAISRSGTTTEVLDLLDRAREAGVATAAITADPATPIMTAADAVAVLDFADEESVVQTRFATTVLALLRAHLEAEGALPAGVRTVIRAADDAQRAVEAPLAAELIGAEQFTFLGTGWSYGLALEAGLKMREAAGAWTEAYPAMEYRHGPISITGPGRAAWMFGALPAGLAEDIARVGGTLVADSQDAPEQLDPLADLVRAQRLAVALAEAAGLDPDRPRNLTRSVVLENTGA; translated from the coding sequence ATGGCTACCACCTCCTCGTCCCGCACCACGGTCGAGATCGCCTCGCAGCCGACCTGTTGGAGGCAGGCTGCCGAGTCCCTCGCCCAGCACAGCGCGGCCCTGCCCCGTCGCGGCGAGCGCGTCGCCGTCGTCGGCTGTGGCACCTCCTGGTTCATGGCCCAGTCCTACGCCGTCCTGCGCGAGAGCGGCGGACACGGCGTGACGGACGCCTTCGCCGCTTCCGAGTTCCCGCAGGGACGCGGCGGTTACGACCGGATCCTGGCGATCAGTCGCTCGGGCACCACCACCGAGGTGCTGGACCTGCTCGACCGGGCCCGCGAGGCGGGCGTGGCCACAGCCGCGATCACCGCCGATCCCGCGACGCCGATCATGACCGCCGCCGACGCCGTGGCCGTTCTGGACTTCGCCGACGAGGAGTCGGTGGTGCAGACCCGCTTCGCCACCACCGTGCTCGCGCTGCTGCGCGCGCACCTGGAAGCCGAGGGCGCCCTGCCGGCCGGCGTGCGGACCGTCATCCGGGCGGCCGACGATGCCCAGCGGGCCGTCGAGGCGCCGCTCGCCGCCGAGCTGATCGGCGCCGAGCAGTTCACCTTCCTCGGCACCGGCTGGAGCTACGGGCTCGCTCTGGAGGCCGGCCTGAAGATGCGCGAGGCGGCCGGCGCCTGGACCGAGGCCTACCCCGCGATGGAGTACCGGCACGGGCCGATCAGCATCACCGGCCCCGGCCGGGCGGCCTGGATGTTCGGCGCCCTGCCGGCCGGGCTGGCCGAGGACATCGCCCGGGTCGGTGGCACCCTGGTCGCCGACTCCCAGGACGCGCCCGAGCAGCTCGACCCGCTGGCCGACCTGGTCCGGGCCCAGCGCCTCGCCGTCGCGCTGGCCGAGGCCGCCGGCCTCGACCCGGACCGCCCGCGCAACCTCACCCGCTCGGTGGTACTGGAGAACACTGGTGCGTGA
- a CDS encoding ROK family protein, whose translation MRDDIDRGACVIALDVGGTGMKGALLDHALRPVLTLRRPTPRAAGPDAVLDEIVAALAALAERAAEHGLPVRQAGVVVPGIVDEELGRAVYSANLGWRDLPLAELLARRTGLPVVLGHDVRAGGLAEASLGAARGKRDVLFVAIGTGIAAALLTDGRPVRGGGYAGELGHLVVDLDGAPCGCGGRGCLETVASASAVAAAYTARSGRSVQGAEQVAVLLAQGDADAAAVWARTADALATALASGVTLLAPELIVLGGGLAEAGTLLLEPVRSALAQRLTFQRRPELVRAGLGDEAGCLGAGLYAWQAVGQPVSSRQTPAVS comes from the coding sequence GTGCGTGACGACATCGACCGCGGTGCCTGCGTCATCGCCTTGGACGTCGGCGGGACGGGCATGAAGGGCGCGCTGCTCGACCACGCGCTGCGCCCGGTGCTGACGCTGCGCCGGCCGACCCCGCGCGCGGCCGGCCCCGACGCCGTGCTGGACGAGATCGTCGCCGCCCTGGCCGCCCTGGCCGAGCGGGCCGCCGAGCACGGCCTGCCGGTCCGGCAGGCCGGCGTGGTGGTGCCCGGCATCGTCGACGAGGAGCTCGGCCGCGCCGTCTACTCGGCCAACCTCGGCTGGCGCGACCTGCCACTCGCCGAGCTGCTGGCGCGGCGCACCGGGCTGCCGGTGGTACTCGGCCACGACGTCCGGGCCGGCGGGCTCGCCGAAGCCTCCCTCGGCGCCGCCCGCGGCAAGCGGGACGTGCTCTTCGTCGCGATCGGGACCGGCATAGCCGCCGCCCTGCTCACCGACGGCCGACCTGTCCGAGGTGGCGGCTACGCGGGCGAACTGGGCCACCTTGTGGTCGACCTCGACGGCGCGCCGTGCGGCTGCGGCGGCCGGGGCTGCCTGGAGACGGTGGCCTCCGCGAGCGCCGTCGCCGCCGCCTACACCGCCCGCTCGGGCCGCTCGGTGCAGGGGGCCGAACAGGTGGCGGTGCTGCTCGCCCAGGGCGACGCCGACGCCGCCGCGGTCTGGGCGCGCACCGCCGATGCGCTCGCCACGGCCCTGGCCAGCGGCGTAACGCTGCTCGCCCCCGAGCTGATCGTGCTCGGCGGCGGTCTCGCCGAGGCCGGCACGCTCCTGCTGGAGCCGGTGCGCTCCGCCCTCGCCCAGCGGCTCACCTTCCAACGGCGCCCGGAGTTGGTCCGCGCCGGACTGGGCGACGAGGCCGGTTGCCTCGGCGCCGGGCTGTACGCGTGGCAGGCGGTGGGTCAGCCGGTCTCGTCCCGGCAGACACCGGCGGTGTCATGA
- a CDS encoding PfkB family carbohydrate kinase: MTTAAAAGAVTVLDTSGPPLLAALGAGPHVVKPNAAELAAVTGQTDTAVAAAGLRALGARAVVASSGPDGLHAITADGSWQARPPALLSGNPTGAGDACVAALAAGLATGAPWPEVLREAVALSAAAVPCPVAGDFDAEIYRRLRTTVPVEETHAPRTHR, translated from the coding sequence ATCACGACGGCCGCGGCGGCCGGAGCCGTCACCGTGCTGGACACCAGCGGGCCCCCGCTGCTGGCCGCGCTCGGTGCCGGACCGCACGTGGTCAAACCCAACGCCGCCGAGCTCGCAGCCGTCACCGGACAGACGGACACGGCCGTGGCGGCAGCCGGCCTGCGCGCGCTGGGCGCCCGCGCGGTGGTGGCCTCCAGCGGTCCGGACGGGCTGCACGCGATCACCGCGGACGGCAGCTGGCAGGCCAGGCCGCCCGCACTGCTCAGTGGGAACCCCACCGGCGCGGGCGACGCCTGTGTCGCCGCGCTCGCCGCGGGGCTCGCCACCGGCGCGCCGTGGCCCGAGGTCCTGCGCGAGGCGGTGGCCCTGTCCGCCGCAGCCGTCCCCTGCCCGGTCGCCGGCGACTTCGACGCCGAGATCTACCGCCGCCTGCGCACCACCGTTCCCGTGGAGGAAACCCATGCCCCTCGCACCCACCGATGA
- a CDS encoding class II fructose-bisphosphate aldolase, whose protein sequence is MPLAPTDEIVRAAAQRAGVGAFNVVQTEHAEAIVAGAEAAGLPVILQISENTARYHGALEPIGLASLAMARAAGVPVAVHLDHAESTDLVREAVGLGFTSVMFDAAKLPYEENLAATREITAFCHSHGVWVEAELGEVGGKDGAHAPGVRTDPGEARDFVAATGVDALAVAVGSSHTMLTRDAVLDFALISHLREAVPVPLVLHGSSGVSDADLATAVQAGMTKVNISTHLNKIFTQAVREQLDGQAGVADPRKYLGPARAAVTAEVARLLSVLNGS, encoded by the coding sequence ATGCCCCTCGCACCCACCGATGAGATAGTCCGGGCCGCCGCGCAGCGGGCAGGCGTCGGCGCGTTCAACGTCGTACAGACCGAGCACGCCGAAGCGATCGTGGCCGGCGCCGAGGCGGCCGGGCTGCCGGTGATCCTGCAGATCAGCGAGAACACCGCCCGCTACCACGGCGCGCTGGAACCGATCGGACTCGCCTCACTCGCCATGGCCAGGGCGGCCGGCGTGCCCGTTGCCGTCCACCTCGACCACGCCGAGTCGACCGACCTGGTCCGCGAGGCCGTCGGACTGGGCTTCACCTCGGTCATGTTCGATGCCGCGAAGCTCCCCTACGAGGAGAACCTCGCCGCCACCCGCGAGATCACCGCGTTCTGCCACAGCCACGGAGTCTGGGTGGAAGCCGAACTCGGCGAGGTCGGCGGCAAGGACGGCGCCCACGCCCCGGGGGTGCGCACCGACCCCGGTGAGGCCCGTGACTTCGTCGCCGCGACGGGAGTGGACGCTCTCGCGGTGGCGGTGGGCAGTTCCCACACCATGCTCACCCGCGACGCCGTCCTCGACTTCGCCCTCATCTCCCACCTGCGCGAGGCCGTGCCGGTCCCGCTCGTCCTGCACGGATCCTCCGGCGTCAGCGACGCAGACCTCGCCACGGCCGTCCAGGCGGGCATGACGAAGGTCAACATCTCCACCCACCTGAACAAGATCTTCACCCAGGCCGTCCGCGAACAGCTGGACGGCCAAGCCGGGGTCGCCGACCCCCGCAAGTACCTCGGCCCCGCCCGTGCTGCCGTCACGGCCGAGGTCGCCCGGCTGCTGTCGGTCCTGAACGGGTCCTGA
- the glpX gene encoding class II fructose-bisphosphatase, with product MTTRPQEPVLRPERNLALELVRVAEAAAMAAGRWVDQGDKNGADGAAVTAMRSMFATVSMRGVVVIGEGEKDEAPMLYNGERVGDGTGAECDVAVDPVDGTTLTAKGMNNAVAVLAVADRGTMFDPSAVFYMDKLVTGPEAAEFVDIAAPPAVNIRRVAKAKGIAVEDVTVVLVDRPRHEKLVREVREAGARIKYISDGDVAGAIMAAREGTGVDLLLGIGGTPEGIIAACAMKCMGGAIQGRLWPKDEAERQKALDAGHDLDHVLTTDDLVSGENVFFVATGITDGELLRGVHYRQETATTSSLVMRSKSGTIREIHSTHKLPRP from the coding sequence GTGACGACCCGTCCGCAGGAGCCGGTGCTGCGCCCCGAGCGGAATCTGGCACTCGAACTCGTCCGAGTGGCCGAAGCAGCGGCCATGGCAGCCGGCCGCTGGGTCGACCAGGGCGACAAGAACGGCGCCGACGGCGCCGCCGTCACGGCCATGCGGTCGATGTTCGCCACCGTCTCGATGCGCGGCGTCGTCGTCATCGGTGAAGGGGAGAAGGACGAGGCCCCGATGCTCTACAACGGCGAGCGGGTCGGCGACGGCACCGGCGCCGAGTGCGACGTCGCGGTGGACCCGGTGGACGGCACCACGCTGACCGCCAAGGGCATGAACAACGCGGTCGCCGTGCTGGCGGTCGCCGACCGCGGCACCATGTTCGACCCGAGCGCCGTGTTCTACATGGACAAGCTGGTGACCGGCCCCGAGGCCGCCGAGTTCGTCGACATCGCCGCCCCGCCGGCGGTGAACATCCGCCGGGTCGCCAAGGCCAAGGGCATCGCCGTCGAGGACGTCACCGTGGTCCTGGTGGACCGGCCGCGGCACGAGAAGCTGGTCCGCGAGGTCCGCGAGGCGGGCGCGCGCATCAAGTACATCTCCGACGGCGACGTGGCCGGCGCCATCATGGCCGCCCGCGAGGGCACCGGCGTCGACCTGCTGCTCGGCATCGGCGGCACCCCCGAGGGCATCATCGCGGCCTGCGCGATGAAGTGCATGGGCGGCGCGATCCAGGGCCGACTGTGGCCGAAGGACGAGGCCGAGCGGCAGAAGGCACTGGACGCCGGGCACGACCTGGACCACGTGCTCACCACCGACGACCTGGTCAGCGGCGAGAACGTGTTCTTCGTGGCCACCGGCATCACCGACGGCGAGCTGCTGCGCGGCGTGCACTACCGCCAGGAGACCGCCACCACCAGCTCGCTGGTGATGCGCTCCAAGAGCGGCACCATCCGGGAGATCCACTCCACCCACAAGCTGCCCAGGCCGTGA